In Vibrio alginolyticus NBRC 15630 = ATCC 17749, the sequence TTGTTGGTTCTTCGGCAACAGTTTTAAAATGTTGGTCTCAATCGGAGATTCTGCACTCCAAACCCACTGTTTGAGTAGCAACGCGCCCGCTAAAACAACGAGATTGAGCCAAACCAGAGCAAGGGTATGAGTGCCAAGACTGAGTTTAGAAACGGAATTGAGCGTCTTCGGCATCCGTGAGTTCCTGAGGTAGAGAGGTCTGGTTTGTAAACGTGATTTCGGTCTTATCGCCGCGCAGCTCTTGTAGGGTTAGGCGATCAATATGCGTTTTACCGGAAAGGGTGATGGCTTTAAACACCGCATTTAATGGTGACTGTTTGGGCACTAAAACGAGCTGCCACTGATTGTTCTCAACTGAAAAATCGAGTGTGAATTGTTCTTGCAGTGCAGAAGTATCCCCGTGGAACACGGATAAAAACACATGACTAAAGTAGAACGCCATTGGGTTTTCTTG encodes:
- a CDS encoding LolA family protein, encoding MQKWLLSFLLIFSVPALATPTANVTDLASLQQQLSQHEIVRGDFTQQRHLEMFSQPLTSKGQFTLSKTHGLLWQQTEPFAVNLVLTENKLRQTFADQAPKTISAQENPMAFYFSHVFLSVFHGDTSALQEQFTLDFSVENNQWQLVLVPKQSPLNAVFKAITLSGKTHIDRLTLQELRGDKTEITFTNQTSLPQELTDAEDAQFRF